Proteins encoded together in one Bradyrhizobium sp. CB82 window:
- a CDS encoding cob(I)yrinic acid a,c-diamide adenosyltransferase: MVVLNRIYTRTGDDGTTALGSGERRPKYDLRIEAYGTVDETNAAIGVVRLHTKDWPELDAMLGRIQNDLFDLGADLAVPERQEKNAAKAERLRVVASQVVRLERDIDALNEKLAPLTSFVLPGGTPAAAHLHVARTICRRAERVMVELAALPDESVGAAGIQYMNRLSDFLFVASRAANHNGAGDVLWVPGQNR, translated from the coding sequence ATGGTTGTTCTCAACCGTATCTACACCCGTACCGGTGACGACGGCACGACCGCGCTCGGCTCCGGCGAGCGCCGTCCAAAATATGATCTGCGGATCGAGGCCTATGGCACCGTCGACGAGACCAATGCCGCGATCGGCGTGGTGCGTTTGCACACCAAGGACTGGCCTGAGCTGGATGCGATGCTCGGCCGGATCCAGAACGACCTGTTCGATCTCGGCGCCGACCTCGCGGTACCCGAGCGCCAAGAAAAGAACGCCGCCAAGGCCGAGCGGTTGCGGGTCGTGGCGAGCCAGGTCGTGCGGCTCGAGCGCGACATCGACGCGCTGAACGAAAAGCTCGCCCCGCTCACCTCCTTCGTGTTGCCGGGCGGAACCCCGGCTGCGGCCCATCTCCATGTCGCGCGCACGATATGCCGCAGGGCGGAACGTGTGATGGTGGAACTCGCTGCGCTGCCGGACGAGTCGGTTGGGGCAGCTGGCATCCAATATATGAACCGCCTGTCGGATTTCCTGTTTGTCGCGAGCCGTGCGGCCAATCATAATGGCGCTGGCGACGTGCTCTGGGTGCCGGGCCAGAACCGCTAG
- a CDS encoding ATP-binding protein, with translation MAAKTRSARTTRSSKRRLPKAGAKARAKTRPKPRAARKRSAKVSAAVDVVQAALAAFAHEVRTPLTGILAISDLLATSDLGERERRWADTIKAGAEHLASLATLFVDAAKTAKGVGGLGQDLFDLRALARTAGDSLAGRAAAKGLQAQVDISPKLPALVVGDPVRLRAALENLIDNAVKFTEQGGIALSVTPWPIAKGKDKAKEKAKNKTTYKTGVAFAVSDSGIGLTMAEIKRLFRPFSQANVTIASRFGGAGLGLSSVKQLARAMGGDITVAPRRGGGATFTLTVSLTPAKAEKSARSAVRNGRGDDAAAGLRVLSVEDNPFGRVVLNTILTELGHHAEFIGRGEDAENRLVQGSFDAVLMDMVLPGIDGIEAIKRIRTMCPPLGRIPIIGISGRGEDETASREAGADAFLVKPVSPRALATALLEATRREEAAT, from the coding sequence ATGGCGGCGAAAACGCGCTCAGCGCGCACTACGCGGTCGTCAAAGCGGCGGTTGCCCAAGGCGGGTGCCAAGGCGCGTGCTAAGACGCGCCCTAAGCCGCGTGCCGCACGTAAGCGCAGCGCCAAGGTGAGCGCCGCGGTGGACGTGGTCCAGGCCGCGCTCGCGGCCTTTGCCCATGAGGTCCGCACCCCCCTGACCGGAATCCTCGCGATCAGCGATCTGCTCGCGACCTCGGACCTTGGCGAGCGCGAGCGCCGCTGGGCCGATACCATCAAGGCCGGTGCAGAGCATCTTGCGAGCCTCGCGACCCTGTTCGTCGATGCCGCCAAGACCGCCAAGGGCGTCGGTGGCCTCGGCCAGGATCTGTTCGACCTGCGCGCGCTCGCGCGCACCGCCGGCGACTCGCTTGCGGGCCGGGCCGCCGCCAAGGGGTTGCAGGCCCAGGTCGACATCTCGCCAAAGCTTCCCGCGCTCGTGGTCGGCGATCCCGTCCGCCTGCGGGCAGCGCTGGAAAACCTGATCGACAACGCCGTGAAGTTCACGGAGCAGGGCGGCATCGCGCTCTCGGTCACGCCATGGCCAATCGCCAAAGGCAAGGATAAGGCCAAGGAAAAGGCCAAGAACAAGACAACGTACAAGACCGGCGTCGCCTTCGCGGTGTCCGACAGCGGCATCGGGCTGACCATGGCCGAGATCAAACGGCTGTTCCGCCCATTCTCGCAGGCCAATGTCACCATCGCCTCGCGCTTCGGCGGCGCCGGGCTCGGGCTGTCATCGGTGAAGCAGCTTGCGCGCGCGATGGGCGGCGACATCACGGTCGCGCCGCGGCGCGGTGGTGGCGCCACCTTCACCTTGACGGTCTCCCTGACCCCGGCCAAGGCCGAGAAATCCGCCAGGTCAGCGGTGCGCAACGGTCGCGGGGACGATGCGGCGGCGGGCTTGCGCGTGCTCAGCGTCGAGGACAATCCGTTCGGCCGCGTCGTGCTCAACACCATACTGACCGAGCTCGGCCATCATGCGGAGTTCATCGGTCGCGGCGAGGACGCGGAAAACCGCCTTGTGCAAGGCAGTTTCGATGCGGTGCTGATGGACATGGTGCTGCCGGGCATCGATGGCATCGAGGCGATCAAACGGATCCGCACGATGTGTCCGCCGCTCGGTCGGATCCCGATCATCGGTATCTCCGGCCGCGGCGAGGACGAGACGGCCTCGCGCGAGGCCGGCGCCGACGCCTTCCTGGTCAAGCCCGTGTCTCCGCGTGCGCTAGCGACTGCGCTGCTTGAAGCGACACGCCGTGAGGAAGCCGCGACTTGA
- a CDS encoding electron transfer flavoprotein subunit beta/FixA family protein: MKVLVPVKRVVDYNVKVRVKGDGSGVELANVKMSMNPFDEIAVEEALRLKEGGKATEVVVVSIGPAQASETIRTGLAMGADRGILVKAEGNVEPLAVAKILKKVAEEEQPGLIILGKQAIDDDSNQTGQMLAALLGWSQATFASKLEVEGADFKVTREVDGGLQTVKLKGPAIVTTDLRLNEPRYASLPNIMKAKKKPIAEKTVADFGVDVTARLEVLKTTEPPGRKAGVKVKDVAELVSKLKNEAGVL; encoded by the coding sequence ATGAAGGTCTTAGTGCCGGTAAAGCGGGTGGTCGATTACAACGTCAAGGTCCGCGTCAAGGGCGATGGATCGGGCGTTGAACTCGCCAACGTCAAGATGTCGATGAATCCGTTCGATGAAATCGCGGTCGAGGAAGCGCTGCGGCTGAAGGAAGGCGGCAAGGCCACCGAGGTCGTAGTGGTCTCCATTGGACCGGCGCAGGCGTCGGAGACGATCCGCACCGGTCTTGCCATGGGTGCCGATCGCGGCATCCTGGTGAAGGCGGAGGGCAATGTGGAGCCGCTTGCGGTCGCCAAGATCCTGAAGAAGGTTGCGGAAGAAGAGCAGCCGGGCCTGATCATTCTGGGCAAGCAGGCGATCGACGACGACAGCAACCAGACCGGCCAGATGCTGGCCGCGCTGCTCGGCTGGTCGCAGGCGACGTTTGCCTCCAAGCTCGAGGTCGAAGGGGCCGACTTCAAGGTCACGCGCGAGGTCGACGGCGGCCTCCAGACAGTGAAGCTGAAGGGACCGGCGATCGTCACCACCGATCTCCGCCTCAACGAGCCGCGCTATGCCTCGCTGCCCAACATCATGAAGGCGAAGAAGAAGCCGATCGCGGAGAAGACCGTCGCCGATTTCGGCGTCGACGTCACCGCGCGCCTTGAAGTTCTCAAGACGACGGAGCCACCGGGCCGCAAGGCCGGCGTCAAGGTCAAGGACGTCGCCGAGCTGGTGTCGAAACTCAAGAACGAAGCCGGGGTGCTCTGA
- a CDS encoding FAD-binding protein: MTTLLIAEHDNASLKDATNKSLTAAAALGADVDVLVAGQNAKGAADAAAKLSGVKKVLLAEGDVYAHDLAEPLAALIVSLASGYDAIVAPATSRFKNVMPRVAALLDVMQVSEIIKVVAPDTFERPIYAGNAIQTVKSKDAKKVITVRTSTFAAAPAGGSASVESVAAAADPGLSSFIGEEVAKSDRPELTSAKIIVSGGRAMQSRENFAKYIEPLADKLGAGVGASRAAVDAGYAPNDWQVGQTGKVVAPELYVAIGISGAIQHLAGMKDSKVIVAINKDEDAPIFQVADYGLVADLYQAVPELTAELGKLGK; encoded by the coding sequence ATGACGACGCTTCTGATTGCCGAACACGACAACGCGTCGCTCAAGGACGCGACTAACAAGTCCCTGACGGCGGCCGCCGCCCTCGGCGCCGATGTCGACGTGCTGGTCGCCGGCCAGAACGCCAAGGGCGCGGCGGACGCCGCCGCAAAGCTCAGTGGTGTGAAGAAGGTGCTGCTCGCGGAGGGCGACGTCTATGCGCACGATCTCGCCGAGCCGCTGGCCGCGCTGATCGTCTCGCTGGCGTCCGGCTATGACGCGATCGTCGCGCCCGCGACCTCGCGCTTCAAGAACGTGATGCCGCGCGTCGCAGCCTTGCTCGACGTCATGCAGGTCTCGGAGATCATCAAGGTCGTCGCGCCCGACACCTTCGAGCGGCCGATCTATGCCGGCAACGCCATCCAGACGGTGAAGTCGAAGGACGCCAAGAAGGTCATCACGGTGCGCACCTCGACCTTCGCGGCTGCGCCGGCCGGTGGCAGCGCGAGCGTCGAGAGCGTCGCGGCGGCGGCTGATCCGGGCCTGTCGTCCTTCATCGGCGAGGAAGTCGCCAAAAGCGACCGCCCCGAGCTGACCTCGGCGAAAATCATCGTCTCCGGTGGCCGCGCCATGCAGAGCCGGGAAAACTTTGCAAAGTACATCGAGCCGCTCGCCGACAAGCTGGGCGCCGGTGTCGGTGCCTCGCGCGCGGCGGTCGACGCCGGCTATGCGCCAAACGACTGGCAGGTCGGCCAGACCGGCAAGGTCGTGGCTCCCGAGCTCTATGTCGCCATCGGCATCTCCGGCGCGATCCAGCATCTCGCCGGCATGAAGGACTCCAAGGTGATCGTGGCGATCAACAAGGACGAGGATGCGCCGATCTTCCAGGTCGCCGACTACGGCCTGGTCGCCGACCTCTACCAGGCGGTTCCTGAGCTCACGGCCGAACTCGGCAAGCTCGGCAAGTAA
- a CDS encoding twin transmembrane helix small protein, whose protein sequence is MAPFLSSFILPVAVGAVALVLLLGLVNMMRGGSPNTSQKLMRLRVLFQFVAIVIAMLAVWAMGQR, encoded by the coding sequence ATGGCACCCTTCCTGAGTTCTTTCATCCTTCCGGTGGCTGTCGGCGCCGTGGCGCTGGTGCTGCTGCTCGGTCTCGTCAACATGATGCGCGGCGGCTCGCCCAACACCTCGCAAAAGCTGATGCGGCTGCGCGTGCTGTTTCAGTTCGTGGCGATCGTCATCGCCATGCTTGCGGTCTGGGCGATGGGCCAGCGCTGA
- a CDS encoding YihY/virulence factor BrkB family protein translates to MRQVRYLYLVVMDAFYTFLADDGWAIASHIALSTLMALFPFLIVLTSLAGFFGSKELADQAAGLMLQVWPKQVADSISGEVHDVLTTTRTDVLTIGAGLSVYFASNGVEALRVALNRAYAVVEMRRWYWLRLESIGYTLVAAFTALAMAFLIVLGPLLIEAARRHIPLIVESNESILTWVRYGITIGALIVALFILHAWLPAGRRGFLQILPGIVFTMVASLISGIVFGQYLARFANNYVTMYAGLASVIIALVFLYFIAAIFVYGGELNAAIIKSRLPHGVSLQAAQSLAHAETRA, encoded by the coding sequence GTGAGGCAGGTCCGTTACCTCTACCTCGTCGTGATGGACGCGTTCTACACGTTCCTGGCCGACGACGGCTGGGCGATCGCGAGCCATATCGCGCTGTCGACGCTGATGGCGCTGTTCCCCTTCCTCATCGTGCTGACCTCGCTGGCGGGCTTCTTCGGCTCCAAGGAGCTCGCCGACCAGGCTGCGGGGCTGATGCTTCAGGTCTGGCCCAAGCAGGTCGCCGATTCCATTTCGGGCGAGGTGCACGACGTGCTGACCACGACCCGCACCGACGTGCTGACCATCGGCGCCGGGCTGTCGGTCTATTTTGCCTCGAACGGCGTCGAGGCCTTGCGGGTCGCGCTCAACCGCGCCTATGCGGTGGTCGAGATGCGGCGCTGGTACTGGCTGCGACTGGAATCGATCGGCTACACCCTGGTCGCGGCCTTCACCGCCCTCGCCATGGCGTTCCTGATCGTGCTGGGGCCGCTGCTCATCGAGGCGGCGCGGCGGCACATTCCTCTCATCGTCGAATCCAACGAGAGCATCCTGACCTGGGTGCGCTACGGCATCACCATCGGCGCGCTGATCGTGGCGCTGTTCATCCTGCACGCCTGGCTACCGGCAGGGCGGCGTGGCTTCCTCCAGATCCTGCCCGGCATCGTCTTCACGATGGTGGCGTCGCTGATTTCGGGCATCGTGTTCGGGCAATATCTGGCGCGCTTCGCCAACAACTACGTGACGATGTATGCCGGGCTCGCCTCGGTGATCATCGCGCTGGTGTTTTTGTATTTCATCGCCGCGATCTTCGTCTATGGTGGCGAGCTCAACGCCGCGATCATCAAGTCGCGGCTTCCTCACGGCGTGTCGCTTCAAGCAGCGCAGTCGCTAGCGCACGCGGAGACACGGGCTTGA
- a CDS encoding 3-hydroxybutyryl-CoA dehydrogenase: MMAEIKKVGVIGAGQMGNGIAHVAALAGFDVVLNDVSADRLKSGMATINGNLLRQVSKKAVSEDDKAKALSRITLAEKLDDLADCDLVIETAVEKEEVKRKIFHELCAVLKPEAIVASDTSSISITRLAAATDRPERFIGIHFMNPVPLMELVELIRGIATDDSTFEAAKGFVARLGKQVAVSEDFPAFIVNRILLPMINEAIYTLYEGVGNVEAIDAAMKLGAHHPMGPLELADFIGLDTCLSIMQVLHEGLADSKYRPCPLLVKYVEAGWLGRKTQRGFYDYRGAKPVPTR, from the coding sequence ATTATGGCAGAGATCAAGAAGGTCGGCGTGATCGGCGCGGGGCAGATGGGTAATGGCATCGCCCATGTCGCGGCGCTGGCCGGTTTCGACGTGGTGCTCAACGACGTCTCGGCCGACCGTTTGAAGTCGGGCATGGCCACCATCAATGGTAATCTGTTGCGCCAGGTTTCCAAGAAGGCCGTCAGCGAGGACGACAAGGCCAAGGCGCTGTCGCGCATCACGCTCGCCGAGAAGCTCGATGACCTCGCCGACTGCGACCTCGTGATCGAGACCGCGGTCGAAAAGGAGGAGGTCAAGCGCAAGATCTTCCACGAACTCTGCGCGGTCTTGAAGCCCGAGGCAATCGTCGCCTCCGACACTTCCTCGATCTCGATCACCCGCCTCGCCGCTGCCACCGACCGCCCCGAGCGCTTCATCGGCATTCATTTCATGAATCCGGTGCCGCTGATGGAGCTGGTCGAGCTGATCCGCGGCATCGCCACCGACGATTCCACCTTCGAGGCCGCCAAAGGGTTCGTCGCCAGGCTCGGCAAGCAGGTCGCGGTCTCCGAGGATTTCCCGGCCTTCATCGTCAACCGCATTCTGTTGCCGATGATCAACGAGGCGATCTACACGCTCTATGAAGGCGTCGGAAACGTCGAGGCGATCGACGCGGCGATGAAGCTGGGCGCCCATCATCCGATGGGCCCGCTGGAGCTGGCCGATTTCATCGGCCTCGACACCTGCCTCTCCATCATGCAGGTGCTTCATGAGGGGCTGGCCGACTCAAAGTACCGCCCATGCCCGCTGCTGGTGAAATACGTCGAAGCGGGCTGGCTCGGCCGCAAGACGCAGCGCGGCTTCTACGACTACCGCGGCGCCAAGCCGGTCCCGACGAGATAA